Sequence from the Pararhizobium gei genome:
ACATCCCAGCTTTTGGAGTTGAAGCCGGTCGAGGGATAACCCAGAGCGCCCAGAACCTTGAGGGCCAGGGGATGGACGGTCCCCTTGGGATAGCTGCCGGCGGAATAGGCGGCAAAACTGCCCTTCCCTTCGGCGTTCAGAATGGATTCGGCAAGTATTGAGCGGGCCGAATTTCCGGTGCACAAAAACAGCACATTGTAGATGCGGTCAGGCATTGGCTTTTTCCTTTGGAGTGCAACAGGGAACAAGAGCGGCGACGAGCGGCGTGCACAGATCCGGATGACCGGCACAGCAGTCTTTCAGCAGGAATGTGATGACATCGCGCAGGCTGTCGAGGCTGGCGCGGTAGACGATGGACCGGCTGTGACGCTCGGCCGTCACGAGACCGGCGCGCTGCAGAACCGCCAGATGCGTCGACAGGGTATTGTGGGGAACGCCGAGCAGCCGGGCGATCTCGCCGGCCGGCAGACCGTCCGGTTCGTGCATGACGAGCAGCCGGAATGCATCCAGGCGCGTGGTCTGGGCGAGGGCAGCGAAAGCGTTGACGGTCGTTGAATTGTCCATATTTCGAGACTTATCGATATAATGACTTTCCGTCAAGATGGATGCGTCGTGCATGCGCGGATCGCCGAACAGTCTGTCGCGCAGCAACCGGCTTGCCGTTTCCTTCCGCGCGTGGGAATTCAGAGATCTCGAATGCCCGACGATTTCGGGCTTGCGCAAGGACAGTCCCGATGCCGCAGCTGGTCGATGGAAAATGGGAAAAGGGCGACGTGGCCGCCAGCGAAATGAAGGGCGGCGCCTTTTATCGAGAGCCGACGGGGTTTCGCAGCTGGATTACGGCCCATGGCGAGCCCGGCCCGGAAGGGCAGGCCGCATTGCCGGCGGAGGTGGATCGCTACCGACTCTTCGTCGCCTATATCTGTCCCTGGGCATCCCGCACGCTGATGATGCGCAACCTGAAAGGCCTGCAGGACGTCATTTCCGTGTCGGTTTCGGAGCCGGAGCTTGCTGAAAACGGCTGGACCTATGCCGAGCCGCAGGACGCGGGGCCACGCGTCAGCAACATCCGCTACCAGTACGAACTCTATGCGGCGACCGACCCGCATTTTACGGGAAAAGTGTCCGTTCCGGTTCTGTGGGACATGAAAGAGGGACGGATCGTCAACAACGAATCCGCCGACATTATCCGAATTCTCAACACGGCTTTCGATCACATCACCGGCAACAACCTCGATTTCTATCCGGTTTTGCTGAGAGACAAAATCGATCGCTGGAATGTCCCGGTTTACGACTCGCTCAACAACGGCGTCTACCGCGCCGGCTTCGCCAAGACCCAATCCGCATACGAGGAAGCGGTTGCCGGCGTTTTCGCCATGCTCGACAGGCTGGAATCGCATCTGTCCGCTAATCGCTACCTGGCGGGCACATTTTTCACCGAAGCCGATATCCGCCTCTTCGTCACCCTGATCCGGTTCGACGCCGCCTATCATGGCGCCTTCAAATGCAATCTGCGGCGGCTGGCGGATTACCCGAACCTTTCCGGCTATCTCCGGGAAATCCATCAGTGGCCCGGCATTGCCGAGACCGTGCGGATCGATCACATAAAACGCGGATACTACTCGATCGCGCATATCAATCCGACAGGGATCGTGCCCCTCGGGCCCGTGCTGGACCTTGATCAACCGCATGGCCGCACGTGGCTGACGGGGCAGGGCATCATGGGGGAGGCGCCAATCGCGTGATCCTTCTGTGGATGCTGGCTGACGGACATGCGCCTTTACTTGGCCTTGATGGCCTGCGCATCTATGGTCCGGC
This genomic interval carries:
- a CDS encoding ArsR/SmtB family transcription factor: MDNSTTVNAFAALAQTTRLDAFRLLVMHEPDGLPAGEIARLLGVPHNTLSTHLAVLQRAGLVTAERHSRSIVYRASLDSLRDVITFLLKDCCAGHPDLCTPLVAALVPCCTPKEKANA
- a CDS encoding glutathione S-transferase family protein — protein: MPQLVDGKWEKGDVAASEMKGGAFYREPTGFRSWITAHGEPGPEGQAALPAEVDRYRLFVAYICPWASRTLMMRNLKGLQDVISVSVSEPELAENGWTYAEPQDAGPRVSNIRYQYELYAATDPHFTGKVSVPVLWDMKEGRIVNNESADIIRILNTAFDHITGNNLDFYPVLLRDKIDRWNVPVYDSLNNGVYRAGFAKTQSAYEEAVAGVFAMLDRLESHLSANRYLAGTFFTEADIRLFVTLIRFDAAYHGAFKCNLRRLADYPNLSGYLREIHQWPGIAETVRIDHIKRGYYSIAHINPTGIVPLGPVLDLDQPHGRTWLTGQGIMGEAPIA